Proteins encoded by one window of Mycolicibacterium sp. ND9-15:
- a CDS encoding DNA topoisomerase subunit B, producing MNAAQNRLTEYGPDQVHVLEGLEAVRKRPGMYIGSTCERGLHHLVWEVVDNAVDEVMAGCATRVAVRLLEDGGVEVADDGRGIPVGMHATGRPTVDVVMTVLHTVSKGFGKGAYSVAGGLHGVGISVVNALSTRLEVDIRRDGYEWSQSYERAVPGTLTQGEKTKQTGTTVRFWADPDILETTTYDFATVESRLREMAFLNRGLTIDLTDERGGGPVKRRTFCYPGGVVDYVRHIGTEEPIHRSVISFRGKTAGGEDDPAREVEIAMQWHVGDKVSVHTFANTIKTYDGGTHEDGFRAALTPVINKYARDKKLLKPKDPAPSGDDVRRGLVAVVSVKLSEPQFEGQTKARLTNSDVKSFVQRVCQERLTQWFDANPAEARRIVESALASARNRRSNIATQRKNAADIGGLPGKLADCRSTDPRKSELYVVEGDSAGGSAKSGRDSMFQAILPLRGKIINVEKARLDRALKNTEVQSIITALGTGIRGDFDISKLRYHKIVLMADADVDGQHISTLLLTLLFRFMRPLIEHGHVFLAQPPLYKLKWQRSEPEYAYSDRERDGLLENGLAAGKKIKDDGIQRYKGLGEMDAKELWETTMDPSVRVLRRVTLDDAAAADELFSVIMGEDVEARRSFITRNARDVRFLDV from the coding sequence ATGAACGCTGCCCAAAATCGTTTGACGGAATACGGCCCAGACCAGGTCCACGTGCTCGAGGGGCTGGAGGCTGTCCGCAAACGTCCGGGCATGTACATCGGCTCGACGTGCGAGCGCGGTCTGCACCACCTCGTATGGGAAGTCGTCGACAACGCGGTGGACGAAGTGATGGCGGGCTGTGCCACCCGAGTAGCGGTCCGCCTGCTCGAGGACGGTGGGGTGGAGGTCGCCGACGACGGTCGCGGCATCCCGGTCGGCATGCACGCGACGGGCCGGCCCACCGTCGACGTCGTGATGACGGTCCTTCACACCGTCTCGAAAGGTTTCGGAAAGGGCGCCTATTCCGTCGCCGGAGGTCTACACGGCGTGGGGATCTCCGTCGTCAACGCGCTGTCCACCCGTCTTGAAGTCGACATCCGCCGAGATGGTTACGAGTGGTCCCAAAGCTACGAGCGCGCGGTGCCGGGCACGCTCACGCAGGGTGAGAAGACGAAGCAGACGGGCACCACCGTTCGGTTCTGGGCGGATCCCGACATTCTCGAAACCACCACATACGATTTCGCGACCGTCGAGAGCCGGTTGCGCGAGATGGCCTTCCTCAACAGGGGTTTGACCATCGACCTGACCGACGAGCGCGGTGGCGGGCCGGTCAAGCGCCGTACCTTCTGTTACCCCGGTGGCGTGGTCGACTACGTCAGGCACATCGGCACCGAGGAGCCGATTCACCGGAGTGTCATCAGTTTCCGCGGCAAGACCGCGGGCGGTGAGGACGACCCGGCCCGCGAGGTGGAGATCGCCATGCAGTGGCACGTCGGCGACAAGGTATCCGTGCACACGTTCGCCAACACGATCAAGACATACGACGGTGGTACGCACGAGGATGGCTTCCGCGCCGCGTTGACACCGGTGATCAACAAGTACGCGCGGGACAAGAAGTTGCTCAAGCCCAAAGATCCGGCGCCCAGCGGCGACGACGTCCGCCGGGGCCTGGTTGCGGTGGTCTCGGTAAAGCTGTCCGAGCCGCAGTTCGAGGGCCAGACCAAGGCCAGGTTGACCAACAGCGACGTCAAGTCGTTTGTGCAGAGGGTCTGTCAGGAGCGGCTCACTCAGTGGTTCGACGCGAATCCTGCCGAGGCGAGAAGGATCGTCGAAAGCGCGCTCGCTTCCGCGCGAAACCGACGGAGCAACATCGCGACTCAGCGTAAGAACGCAGCGGATATCGGCGGGTTGCCCGGCAAGTTGGCGGACTGCCGGTCGACCGATCCGCGCAAGTCGGAACTGTATGTGGTGGAAGGTGATTCGGCCGGCGGCTCGGCGAAGAGCGGCCGGGATTCGATGTTCCAGGCGATCCTGCCGTTGCGCGGCAAGATCATCAACGTCGAGAAGGCTCGTCTGGACCGGGCGTTGAAGAACACCGAGGTGCAGTCGATCATCACCGCATTGGGCACGGGAATCCGCGGCGACTTCGACATCTCGAAGCTGCGCTACCACAAGATCGTCTTGATGGCCGACGCCGATGTCGACGGACAACACATCTCGACGTTGCTGCTGACGCTGTTGTTCCGCTTCATGCGTCCGCTCATCGAGCACGGCCACGTGTTCCTCGCGCAGCCACCGTTGTACAAGTTGAAGTGGCAGCGCAGTGAGCCTGAATACGCGTACTCCGACCGGGAACGCGATGGCCTCCTCGAGAACGGGCTCGCCGCCGGCAAGAAGATCAAGGACGACGGCATCCAGCGGTACAAAGGATTGGGCGAAATGGACGCAAAGGAGTTGTGGGAGACCACCATGGACCCGTCGGTACGGGTCTTGCGCCGAGTCACCCTCGACGATGCTGCGGCGGCAGACGAGCTGTTCTCCGTCATCATGGGGGAGGACGTCGAAGCCCGGCGCAGCTTCATCACCCGCAATGCCAGAGATGTTCGGTTCCTGGACGTCTAG
- a CDS encoding DUF7373 family lipoprotein — translation MSVVALLTTACTSMVDGAAVKASGGPSGLTLSFDQLDAGRFPTAAREPLGGAGDPMLGAVLEGQRLADYVVGPWEVDSALTGSFGFGAVVLPRAEALALIGPMNVAAAAGRHDFVTGFASVRTEKNRRVLLNAVLRFADDGAAEAAATDLSDAAAQQQGADGPAPKLEIPGHPEARATSYTGADRDIGQFGAARSFTAQGPYVFMQQAQATAGVDAAAQLVATSIELQSSTIENFRATDLSELADISIDPSGLLARTLPLSGQDMTFSKPATYERRGALHFQSDPARSAKLFSDTGVDLVAMAGATVYQAEDADGAEDVVDEFFDEVSAEAQPTNPVPNMPGSRCLKMTAGGFYCLATADRYTLETSAPTLLAAQQMTAAQYIMLMS, via the coding sequence GTGTCGGTAGTCGCGCTGCTGACCACGGCATGTACGTCGATGGTCGACGGGGCGGCAGTCAAGGCCTCCGGCGGACCCTCGGGCCTTACGTTGAGTTTCGATCAGTTGGACGCCGGCCGGTTTCCGACGGCGGCCAGGGAACCGCTGGGCGGCGCCGGTGATCCCATGCTGGGTGCGGTGCTCGAGGGTCAGCGGCTGGCCGACTACGTCGTCGGGCCGTGGGAGGTGGATTCCGCGCTGACGGGCTCATTCGGCTTCGGCGCGGTGGTGCTGCCGCGCGCCGAGGCTCTCGCGTTGATCGGGCCGATGAACGTCGCCGCGGCGGCGGGTCGTCACGACTTCGTCACCGGCTTCGCCTCGGTGCGCACCGAGAAGAACCGCCGGGTGTTGCTCAACGCGGTGCTGCGATTCGCCGACGACGGCGCTGCGGAGGCCGCGGCCACCGACCTGAGCGATGCCGCGGCCCAGCAGCAGGGCGCCGATGGTCCGGCACCCAAACTCGAGATCCCCGGCCACCCGGAGGCGCGGGCAACCAGCTACACCGGGGCCGATCGCGACATCGGGCAGTTCGGCGCTGCGCGCTCGTTCACCGCGCAGGGCCCCTACGTCTTCATGCAACAGGCGCAGGCGACCGCCGGTGTGGACGCCGCGGCACAGTTGGTGGCGACGAGCATCGAGTTGCAAAGCTCGACGATCGAAAATTTTCGCGCCACCGACTTGAGTGAGCTCGCCGACATCTCGATCGACCCGAGCGGCCTGCTGGCCAGGACGCTCCCCCTCAGCGGCCAGGACATGACGTTCAGCAAACCCGCCACGTACGAGCGACGCGGCGCTCTGCACTTCCAATCCGACCCTGCCCGTTCGGCAAAGCTGTTCTCCGACACCGGTGTTGACCTCGTCGCCATGGCCGGCGCGACCGTCTACCAGGCCGAGGACGCCGACGGTGCAGAGGATGTCGTCGACGAGTTCTTCGACGAGGTGTCAGCGGAGGCTCAGCCCACGAACCCGGTTCCGAACATGCCGGGCAGCCGCTGCCTGAAGATGACCGCGGGCGGCTTCTACTGCCTGGCGACCGCCGACCGCTACACCCTCGAGACGAGCGCGCCGACCTTGCTGGCCGCCCAGCAGATGACCGCCGCGCAGTACATCATGCTGATGAGCTAG
- a CDS encoding pyridoxamine 5'-phosphate oxidase family protein, translating to MGRNERAKIVMSDDEIAEFIERSRTATMATVLPDGRPHLVAMWYAVLDGEIWFETKAKSQKAVNLRRNPTVTVMIEDGDTYDTLRGVSIDGRAEIVDDPETVLRVGISVWERYTGRYSDEMRPFVDQMMNNRICVRVVPQRSRSWDHRKLGMPAMPLGGSTAQYLG from the coding sequence GTGGGTAGGAACGAGCGCGCGAAGATCGTCATGTCCGACGACGAGATCGCCGAATTCATCGAACGCAGCCGCACCGCCACCATGGCCACGGTGCTTCCCGACGGCCGGCCGCACCTGGTCGCGATGTGGTACGCCGTACTCGACGGTGAGATCTGGTTCGAGACGAAGGCCAAGTCGCAGAAGGCGGTCAACCTGCGCCGCAACCCGACCGTGACGGTGATGATCGAGGACGGCGACACCTACGACACCCTGCGCGGCGTCTCTATCGACGGCCGCGCCGAGATCGTCGACGACCCCGAAACCGTTCTGCGCGTTGGGATCAGCGTATGGGAGCGCTACACGGGGCGGTACTCCGACGAGATGCGCCCGTTCGTCGACCAGATGATGAACAACCGCATCTGTGTGCGGGTGGTGCCCCAGCGGAGCCGTAGTTGGGACCACCGCAAGCTCGGTATGCCCGCGATGCCACTCGGCGGCAGCACCGCGCAGTATCTAGGTTGA
- a CDS encoding nitroreductase family deazaflavin-dependent oxidoreductase produces the protein MDPKNKPKQLNSPVVSKVMKYAGKAHVWVYRRSGGKIGANWRVGAGFKKPVPTLLLEHIGRKSGRTLVSPLVYIRDGDDVIVVASQGGRDTDPQWYRNLVANPDAHIEIGSDRRPVRAVTATGEQRARLWPKLVEAYADFDTYQSWADREIPVVILQPR, from the coding sequence ATGGATCCGAAGAACAAGCCCAAGCAACTGAACTCGCCCGTCGTCTCCAAGGTCATGAAATACGCGGGCAAGGCGCACGTGTGGGTGTACCGCCGCTCCGGTGGGAAGATCGGCGCGAATTGGCGCGTCGGAGCGGGCTTCAAGAAGCCGGTGCCGACGCTGCTGCTCGAGCACATCGGCCGCAAGTCCGGCCGCACGCTGGTGTCCCCGCTGGTGTACATCCGCGACGGAGATGACGTGATCGTCGTGGCCTCGCAGGGTGGACGCGACACAGACCCGCAGTGGTATCGCAACCTGGTCGCCAACCCGGATGCCCATATCGAGATCGGTTCGGATCGCCGACCCGTGCGCGCTGTGACCGCGACGGGCGAGCAGCGGGCCCGGCTGTGGCCGAAGCTGGTCGAGGCGTACGCCGATTTCGACACCTATCAGTCCTGGGCGGACCGTGAGATTCCGGTCGTCATCCTGCAGCCGCGGTGA
- a CDS encoding ferritin-like domain-containing protein, with amino-acid sequence MSTTTLLTQLRTILDLTHTEIQVAETRIAQARTEAVRRELTQNAENGRIRAEAIEKAIRDLGGFPDTIGPFLGRAAAAVKALTEQAQPFDEALLGDLALEDQLLDRARYVKALAVAAKKPDVQDLADRLITAHSATVNWLTTVLAEDALGGPAALQRTPLQAAAGTAVKLVNLPGQWSAQSVERIAELLRSTGPAVEDLRERAQRVGEITLKALGASRDGALRSAEKVVRREGAGEAADALHKARAAGGVVDADELPIAGYDELNLSDAVAAVKDLDDPSDIRTIIAYEEMHKDRQRLVSAAQTRLADIAQEVVGIS; translated from the coding sequence ATGAGTACTACCACTTTGCTCACCCAGTTGCGCACGATTCTTGATCTCACGCACACCGAGATCCAGGTGGCCGAGACCCGGATCGCGCAGGCGCGCACCGAGGCGGTGCGCCGTGAGTTGACCCAGAACGCCGAAAACGGGCGTATCAGGGCCGAAGCCATCGAGAAGGCGATCCGCGACCTGGGTGGCTTCCCCGACACCATCGGGCCATTCCTGGGCCGCGCCGCGGCGGCGGTCAAGGCGCTCACCGAGCAGGCGCAGCCGTTCGACGAGGCGTTGCTGGGCGACCTGGCCCTGGAGGATCAGCTGCTCGACCGGGCCCGCTACGTCAAGGCACTGGCGGTGGCCGCCAAGAAGCCGGACGTGCAGGACCTCGCCGATCGCCTGATCACCGCGCACTCGGCGACGGTGAACTGGCTGACCACCGTGCTGGCCGAGGATGCGCTCGGCGGGCCGGCCGCACTGCAGCGGACCCCGCTGCAGGCCGCGGCGGGTACCGCGGTCAAGCTGGTGAACCTGCCGGGGCAGTGGTCGGCGCAGTCGGTCGAGCGGATCGCGGAGTTGCTGCGCTCGACGGGCCCGGCCGTCGAGGACCTGCGCGAGCGCGCCCAGCGTGTCGGCGAAATCACGCTCAAGGCGCTCGGCGCCTCACGTGACGGCGCGTTGCGGAGCGCCGAGAAGGTCGTGCGCCGCGAGGGCGCAGGTGAAGCGGCCGACGCGCTGCACAAGGCGCGCGCCGCGGGCGGCGTGGTCGACGCCGACGAGCTGCCGATCGCCGGATACGACGAGCTCAACCTCAGCGATGCGGTGGCCGCGGTGAAGGATCTGGACGACCCGTCCGACATCCGCACGATCATCGCCTACGAGGAGATGCACAAGGACCGCCAGCGGCTCGTGTCGGCTGCGCAGACGCGCCTGGCCGACATCGCCCAGGAGGTCGTCGGCATCAGCTGA
- a CDS encoding GNAT family N-acetyltransferase, whose protein sequence is MATDKTGAPTGVTKESDRFVIAVEGKPAGFTEIADRDGQRIFPHTEIDDSFQGRGLATILIGEALGQTRDAGMRIVPICEMVASYVDKNDEFADVVDPVTDDVKQWLADRQSS, encoded by the coding sequence ATGGCAACCGACAAGACCGGCGCGCCCACTGGCGTCACCAAGGAATCTGACCGCTTCGTCATCGCGGTCGAGGGAAAGCCTGCCGGGTTCACCGAGATCGCCGACCGCGACGGCCAGCGGATCTTTCCGCACACCGAAATCGACGACTCGTTCCAGGGTCGTGGGCTGGCGACGATCCTCATCGGCGAAGCGCTGGGGCAGACGCGCGACGCCGGAATGCGGATCGTTCCCATCTGCGAGATGGTGGCGTCCTACGTCGACAAAAACGACGAGTTCGCCGACGTCGTCGATCCGGTGACCGACGACGTCAAGCAGTGGCTGGCCGATCGTCAGTCCAGCTAG
- a CDS encoding pirin family protein, translated as MSNTETAPAEVACAAVPFAGVLHPREVPLGGPRAIRVRRTLPQRERSLIGAWCFVDHYGPHDVRGGTGMDVPPHPHTGLQTVSWLFSGEVEHRDSAGVHAMVRPGELNLMTSGAGICHSEVSTSATTILHGVQLWVALPDEARDTDRGFAHFVPVPRLVGDATLRVFLGELEGLRSPVNTFTPLLGAQVDLDPGAEVRLRVDPGFEHGVLLDHGDVSVGGVPLEVADLAFQAAGTDRLDLANRGTEPARLVLLGGPPFPEELVMWWNFVGRSHDDIATYRALWEKGDDRFGAVAGYEGATERLRAPALPNATLRPRRNPWV; from the coding sequence GTGAGCAACACCGAAACGGCCCCTGCCGAAGTCGCCTGCGCGGCAGTACCGTTCGCCGGTGTCCTACATCCCCGGGAGGTGCCGCTGGGCGGACCGCGGGCGATCCGGGTGCGACGGACACTGCCTCAGCGCGAGCGGTCGCTGATCGGGGCGTGGTGCTTCGTCGACCATTACGGCCCGCACGACGTGCGCGGTGGCACGGGCATGGATGTGCCGCCGCATCCGCACACCGGCCTGCAGACGGTCAGTTGGCTGTTCAGCGGTGAGGTGGAGCATCGCGACAGCGCGGGCGTGCATGCGATGGTGCGGCCAGGCGAACTCAATCTGATGACCTCCGGCGCCGGTATCTGCCACTCCGAGGTGTCCACGTCCGCGACCACGATCCTGCACGGTGTGCAGTTGTGGGTGGCGCTGCCCGACGAGGCCCGCGACACCGATCGCGGTTTCGCGCACTTCGTTCCGGTGCCGCGCCTGGTCGGCGACGCGACGCTGCGGGTTTTCCTCGGCGAACTCGAAGGCCTGCGCTCCCCGGTAAACACCTTCACGCCCCTGCTGGGCGCGCAGGTCGACCTCGATCCCGGCGCGGAAGTCCGGTTGCGGGTCGACCCGGGCTTCGAGCACGGTGTGCTGCTCGACCACGGCGACGTCTCCGTGGGCGGCGTCCCGCTCGAAGTCGCCGACCTGGCGTTTCAGGCCGCTGGGACCGATCGGTTGGACTTGGCGAACCGCGGGACCGAACCCGCACGGCTGGTGCTCCTCGGCGGTCCTCCGTTCCCCGAGGAGCTGGTGATGTGGTGGAACTTCGTCGGCCGCAGCCATGACGACATCGCGACGTACCGCGCGTTGTGGGAGAAGGGCGACGACCGGTTCGGCGCGGTAGCTGGATATGAGGGCGCGACCGAGCGGCTGCGCGCTCCTGCCCTGCCGAACGCGACGTTGCGTCCGCGGCGCAATCCCTGGGTATAG
- a CDS encoding EVE domain-containing protein: MTNWINTVSRDHVALSVRGRFAQANHGKPHMLRKMARGDWIVFYSPRTVYPDGPPLQAFTAIGQIADDEPYLDPGSPDIERWRRNVDFIDSSETPIRPLLEQLDFIQDKARWGYKFRFGVFKIDDADLEVIRSAMTGTG, encoded by the coding sequence ATGACGAACTGGATCAACACGGTAAGCCGTGACCACGTCGCACTCAGCGTTCGCGGCCGCTTCGCTCAGGCAAATCACGGCAAGCCGCACATGTTGCGAAAGATGGCTCGCGGGGACTGGATCGTTTTCTACTCCCCGCGCACCGTTTATCCCGACGGCCCCCCGCTGCAGGCGTTCACCGCGATCGGGCAGATCGCCGACGACGAGCCTTACCTCGACCCCGGGTCGCCCGACATCGAACGGTGGCGGCGCAACGTCGATTTCATCGACAGCTCCGAGACCCCGATCCGCCCGCTTCTGGAGCAGCTGGACTTCATCCAGGACAAGGCCCGCTGGGGATACAAATTCCGCTTCGGGGTCTTCAAGATCGACGATGCCGACTTGGAGGTGATCCGTTCGGCGATGACGGGCACTGGCTGA
- a CDS encoding acyl-CoA carboxylase subunit beta has protein sequence MSDESLRDDHAELLRRRTFTEDAARPEAVARRHAANARTARENIADLVDEGSFVEYGRFAIAAQRHRRDADDLIAHTPADGLVAGTARINGEYFGDERSACAVLSYDYTVLAGTQGALGHRKKDRLFELIERMRLPTVFFAEGGGGRPGDTDIPVVSALDARAFKLWAALSGVVPRIAVVHGRCFAGNAVIAGCADLIVATEATSIGMGGPAMIAGGGLGDVPPDEVGPISMQEPNGVVDVVVADEAEAVEVTKRLLGYFQGTLEPGPVSDQTRLRTMVPERARRAYQVAPVVETLADEGSVTLLRPRFAPEMLTALARFAGRPVGVIANNTMVMAGAITAAAADKAARFLQLCDAFGLPVLSLIDCPGYMVGPAAESEALVRRASRMLVAGAALEVPLIAVILRRGYGLGAQAMTGGSLREPLLTVAWPGAHLGPMGLEGAVRLGMRKELEAIADDAEREERVRQATAAAQDNAKALNAAQLFEIDDVVDPAETRDVVINTLTAATAHTHPRTRRRFVDTW, from the coding sequence GTGAGTGACGAGTCGCTGCGCGACGACCACGCCGAACTGCTGCGCCGCCGCACGTTCACCGAGGACGCGGCCCGCCCAGAGGCGGTGGCCAGGCGACACGCGGCGAACGCCAGGACCGCACGGGAGAACATCGCCGACCTCGTCGACGAGGGTTCTTTCGTCGAGTACGGACGGTTCGCCATCGCCGCGCAGCGTCACCGCCGCGACGCCGACGACCTGATCGCCCACACGCCCGCCGACGGCTTGGTCGCCGGCACGGCACGGATCAACGGCGAGTACTTCGGCGACGAGCGCAGCGCTTGCGCGGTGCTGTCCTACGACTACACGGTGTTGGCCGGCACTCAGGGCGCACTGGGGCACCGCAAGAAGGACCGGTTGTTCGAGCTGATCGAGCGGATGCGTCTGCCGACGGTGTTCTTCGCGGAAGGTGGCGGCGGGCGGCCGGGTGACACTGACATACCAGTCGTCTCGGCGCTCGACGCGCGCGCGTTCAAGCTGTGGGCAGCGCTGTCGGGCGTGGTGCCGCGAATCGCCGTCGTACATGGCCGGTGCTTCGCGGGCAACGCCGTCATCGCCGGGTGCGCTGACCTGATCGTGGCGACGGAGGCCACGTCGATCGGCATGGGCGGGCCGGCGATGATCGCCGGCGGCGGGCTCGGCGACGTCCCTCCCGACGAGGTGGGCCCGATCAGTATGCAGGAGCCCAACGGGGTGGTCGACGTCGTCGTCGCTGACGAAGCCGAAGCGGTCGAGGTGACCAAACGGCTGCTCGGATATTTCCAGGGCACCCTCGAGCCGGGGCCGGTGAGCGACCAAACCCGGTTGCGCACAATGGTTCCCGAACGCGCTCGGCGGGCGTATCAGGTCGCGCCGGTTGTCGAGACGCTCGCCGACGAGGGGTCGGTGACGCTCCTGCGGCCCCGTTTCGCGCCGGAGATGCTGACCGCGCTGGCCCGCTTCGCCGGCCGTCCGGTTGGTGTCATCGCCAACAACACCATGGTGATGGCGGGCGCGATCACGGCGGCCGCTGCCGACAAAGCGGCCCGGTTCCTGCAGCTGTGCGACGCCTTCGGTCTTCCGGTGCTCTCACTCATCGACTGTCCCGGTTACATGGTGGGCCCGGCGGCGGAATCCGAGGCGCTGGTCCGTCGCGCATCCCGGATGCTGGTGGCAGGCGCCGCGCTCGAGGTTCCGCTGATCGCCGTCATACTGCGCCGCGGCTATGGGCTGGGCGCCCAGGCGATGACCGGCGGCAGTCTGCGCGAGCCGCTGCTGACGGTGGCGTGGCCCGGTGCGCACCTGGGACCGATGGGCCTGGAGGGTGCGGTTCGGCTGGGCATGCGCAAGGAACTCGAGGCGATCGCCGACGACGCCGAACGCGAGGAGCGGGTGCGTCAGGCAACGGCGGCTGCACAGGATAATGCCAAGGCGCTCAACGCCGCTCAGCTCTTCGAGATCGACGACGTGGTCGACCCGGCCGAAACCCGCGACGTCGTCATCAATACGTTGACGGCGGCCACCGCGCACACGCATCCTCGGACGCGCCGACGCTTCGTCGACACCTGGTAG
- a CDS encoding WhiB family transcriptional regulator, translating to MNTTEWDEIPVGACTRDPERWTTSADEQAKAICRACPRRWLCAREACELPRAEGLWAGISVPESGRGRTFALRQLKSLAERHGYSVRDRRLHAESA from the coding sequence ATGAACACGACTGAGTGGGACGAAATCCCCGTCGGCGCCTGCACCCGGGATCCGGAGCGGTGGACCACGTCGGCCGACGAACAGGCCAAGGCCATCTGTCGGGCCTGTCCGCGGCGCTGGCTCTGCGCCCGGGAAGCCTGCGAATTACCGCGCGCCGAGGGCCTCTGGGCGGGCATCTCCGTGCCTGAGTCCGGACGTGGCCGCACGTTTGCCCTGAGGCAGCTGAAGTCCCTGGCCGAACGCCACGGCTACTCCGTGCGCGATCGCCGGCTGCACGCGGAATCCGCCTGA
- a CDS encoding transcriptional regulator, translating into MTNPESADRSTEASDPGVVRAGAAAAARRRELNISQRGLAADGIINAGALIAFEKGRSWPRERTRAKLEEVLRWPPGAIARIRQGEPVASPEDQPSAGLREDEVPLIAQAVITAVSTFDSAIAALPAPDDPEFGPKVAKVLADLRQLEGVAARAARISRVTPPLIKALSAVRTRYADLMLRAARSPDPTLGQRLYAARRGANLTISETAQAAGVSDDDIVHTEAEQPVSAAATEAIEALITELA; encoded by the coding sequence ATGACGAACCCGGAATCGGCCGATCGATCGACCGAGGCGTCCGATCCCGGCGTGGTCCGAGCCGGCGCGGCAGCCGCGGCACGGCGTCGCGAACTCAACATCAGCCAGCGCGGCCTGGCCGCCGACGGGATCATCAATGCCGGGGCCCTGATCGCGTTCGAAAAGGGCAGGAGCTGGCCGCGGGAGCGGACCCGAGCAAAGCTCGAGGAGGTGCTGCGGTGGCCACCGGGAGCGATCGCGCGGATTCGGCAGGGGGAGCCGGTCGCAAGCCCCGAGGACCAGCCCTCGGCAGGACTGCGTGAAGACGAAGTGCCGCTGATCGCGCAGGCAGTGATCACCGCGGTGAGCACGTTCGATTCGGCGATCGCCGCGCTGCCGGCACCAGATGATCCCGAGTTCGGGCCGAAGGTGGCGAAGGTCCTCGCCGATCTTCGCCAGCTGGAGGGCGTCGCCGCTCGGGCGGCACGGATCAGCAGGGTGACCCCGCCGCTGATCAAGGCACTGAGTGCAGTGCGAACGCGCTACGCCGACCTGATGCTGCGCGCGGCGCGGTCCCCGGACCCGACGCTGGGCCAGCGCCTCTATGCGGCCCGTCGCGGCGCGAACCTGACGATCTCCGAAACCGCTCAGGCCGCCGGGGTTTCCGACGACGACATCGTGCACACCGAAGCCGAACAGCCGGTGTCCGCAGCGGCCACCGAGGCGATCGAGGCACTGATCACCGAACTCGCCTGA